A single genomic interval of Synechococcus sp. UW179A harbors:
- the cobJ gene encoding precorrin-3B C(17)-methyltransferase, which produces MGASLALGLSVSAWPLLQQLRQVGQADRVGLTPLAAAALEPPPRDLLVAPATELLAGQWRDGGSTIVIGALGAVIRLIAPLLSCKQNDPAVVVMDARGQQIVPLIGGHAAGAEQLAHALAAALGGQVVLTGDAASQQRLALDAFGKDWGWVRGGAPEDWHELMVSQATGHPVNVLQETGSDLWRSSEAGQNFSVAADTEQEAALAIGPRSNGARCRWHPATLWIGIGCERLSSLALIQRAVDRSLQSAGMAKEAVAGISSIKAKGDEPALLQLSEQQCWPLRLFGATALANVAVPTPSEVVKAEMGTASVAEASALLASGEGAQLLQAKQIFHAEGDEKGAVTVAIAEAAQALAPWKGELHLIGSGPGSLQLLTADARTALSRCVLWVGYGLYLDLLEPLRRCDQVRLDGQLTRERDRCLQALNLARQGSRVALISSGDSGIYGMAGLALELWLDLPQTERPQFQVHPGLSALQLAAAKAGAPLMHDFCTISLSDRLTPWEVIERRIKAAADGDFVVALYNPRSRERDWQLAKAIEILLCARPLTTPVVMARQLGRSEEQVSIHNLGNLRPEDVDMLTVLVIGNSSSRVQDGRMVTPRGYPGAALS; this is translated from the coding sequence ATGGGAGCTTCACTCGCACTGGGCCTATCAGTGAGTGCCTGGCCCCTACTTCAGCAGCTGCGACAGGTGGGCCAGGCTGATCGGGTGGGACTGACACCGCTGGCGGCCGCAGCACTGGAGCCCCCTCCTCGCGATTTGCTGGTTGCACCGGCAACGGAACTTCTGGCTGGTCAGTGGCGAGACGGAGGCTCCACGATTGTGATCGGAGCCCTGGGTGCCGTCATACGACTGATCGCCCCCTTACTGAGCTGCAAGCAGAACGACCCTGCCGTGGTGGTGATGGACGCACGCGGTCAACAGATCGTGCCCCTGATTGGTGGTCATGCGGCAGGGGCTGAACAACTGGCCCATGCACTGGCAGCTGCACTGGGGGGGCAGGTCGTGCTGACCGGTGATGCAGCGAGCCAGCAGCGCCTAGCTCTCGACGCCTTCGGAAAAGACTGGGGTTGGGTGCGTGGCGGCGCTCCGGAAGATTGGCATGAACTCATGGTCTCCCAGGCCACTGGGCATCCGGTCAATGTTCTTCAAGAGACAGGATCAGACCTCTGGCGCAGCAGTGAGGCCGGTCAAAACTTCAGCGTTGCCGCAGACACCGAGCAGGAGGCAGCACTGGCAATCGGTCCACGATCCAACGGGGCTCGCTGTCGCTGGCACCCAGCCACGCTCTGGATCGGCATCGGCTGCGAACGCTTGAGCAGCCTTGCACTGATTCAACGAGCTGTGGATCGCTCACTTCAGTCCGCAGGAATGGCCAAGGAAGCCGTGGCAGGCATCAGCAGCATTAAAGCCAAGGGTGACGAGCCTGCCTTGCTGCAGCTCTCTGAGCAGCAGTGTTGGCCTCTACGGCTGTTCGGCGCGACTGCCCTCGCCAATGTTGCCGTGCCCACACCCTCTGAAGTGGTGAAGGCGGAGATGGGCACAGCATCTGTTGCGGAAGCTTCTGCACTGCTGGCCTCAGGAGAGGGCGCACAGCTATTGCAGGCCAAGCAAATCTTCCATGCAGAGGGCGACGAGAAAGGCGCCGTAACGGTGGCGATCGCAGAGGCTGCCCAAGCCCTGGCACCCTGGAAGGGTGAGCTGCATCTGATCGGCAGTGGGCCCGGGTCACTGCAACTGCTCACTGCCGACGCCCGCACAGCACTCAGCCGCTGTGTCCTCTGGGTGGGATATGGCCTTTACCTGGATCTGCTTGAACCGCTGCGGCGCTGCGATCAGGTTCGGTTAGACGGACAACTCACCCGGGAACGCGATCGCTGCTTGCAGGCGCTGAATCTGGCCCGTCAGGGCAGCCGTGTTGCTCTGATCTCCTCCGGAGACAGCGGCATCTATGGCATGGCAGGGCTGGCGTTAGAGCTTTGGCTGGACCTGCCTCAGACAGAACGTCCTCAGTTCCAAGTGCATCCTGGTCTCTCCGCATTACAGCTGGCTGCCGCCAAGGCTGGTGCACCACTGATGCATGACTTCTGCACCATTTCTCTCAGCGACCGGCTCACACCCTGGGAGGTGATCGAACGACGCATCAAGGCAGCTGCCGACGGAGATTTTGTGGTGGCGCTTTACAACCCTCGCTCCAGGGAACGCGACTGGCAGTTGGCAAAGGCCATTGAGATTCTGCTCTGCGCGCGTCCTCTGACCACTCCTGTGGTGATGGCTCGCCAGCTCGGACGCAGCGAAGAGCAGGTAAGCATTCACAATCTGGGCAACCTGCGGCCTGAAGACGTGGACATGCTTACGGTGCTGGTAATAGGAAACAGCAGCAGCCGCGTTCAGGACGGCCGCATGGTGACCCCCAGGGGTTACCCAGGAGCCGCACTGAGCTGA
- the psaA gene encoding photosystem I core protein PsaA, which yields MTISPPERGSTAKTQVEKVDNPATFELFGKPGHFDRALAKGPKTTTWVWNLHANAHDFDSHTSDLEEVSRKIFSAHFGHLAVIFIWLSGAFFHGAHFSNFSGWLADPTHVKPSAQVVWPIFGQEILNGDMGAGFQGIQITSGLFHVWRAWGITNETQLMSLAIGALVMAGLMLNAGVFHYHKAAPKLEWFQNVESMLNHHLAGLLGLGSLSWTGHLLHVSLPTTKLMDAIDAGQPLVLNGKTIASVADIPLPHEFFNQDLLAQLYPGFSAGIGAFFNGNWAAYSDFLTFKGGINPVTGSMWMTDIAHHHLAIAVLFIVAGHMYRTNWGIGHSIKEILEGQKGDPLLFPATKGHDGLFEFMINSWHAQLALNLAMLGSLSIIVAQHMYAMPPYPYMSIDYPTQIGLFTHHMWIGGFLIVGASAHAAIAMIRDYDPAKHVDNVLDRVLKARDALISHLNWVCIWLGFHSFGLYIHNDTMRALGRPQDMFSDSAIQLKPVFAQWIQGLHAAAAGSTAPNALAGVSEVFNGSVVAVGGKVAAAPIPLGTADFMVHHIHAFTIHVTVLILLKGVLYARNSRLIPDKANLGFRFSCDGPGRGGTCQVSAWDHVFLGLFWMYNSLSVVIFHFSWKMQSDVWGAVRPDGSVQYLTNGNFANSAITINGWLRDFLWAQAVQVINSYGSNTAGYGIMFLGGHFIWAFSLMFLFSGRGYWQELIESIVWAHNKLKVAPGIQPRALSIIQGRAVGVAHYLLGGITVTWSFFHAHILVVGG from the coding sequence ATGACCATCAGCCCACCAGAGCGTGGGAGCACCGCGAAGACTCAAGTCGAGAAGGTTGACAATCCAGCGACCTTCGAATTGTTCGGAAAGCCCGGACATTTCGACCGAGCCCTCGCGAAAGGTCCCAAAACCACCACCTGGGTTTGGAACCTCCACGCCAACGCTCACGATTTCGACAGCCACACGAGTGACCTTGAAGAGGTTTCTCGAAAGATCTTTAGTGCTCACTTCGGCCATCTGGCCGTGATCTTCATCTGGCTGAGCGGTGCCTTTTTCCATGGCGCCCACTTCTCCAATTTCTCCGGCTGGCTCGCCGATCCCACCCATGTGAAGCCAAGCGCTCAGGTGGTATGGCCGATCTTCGGCCAGGAGATCCTCAACGGCGACATGGGTGCCGGCTTCCAAGGCATCCAGATCACTTCAGGTCTCTTCCATGTCTGGAGGGCCTGGGGCATCACCAATGAGACGCAGTTGATGTCTCTCGCCATCGGCGCTCTGGTGATGGCCGGCCTGATGCTGAATGCAGGCGTTTTTCACTATCACAAGGCAGCTCCGAAGCTTGAGTGGTTCCAGAACGTTGAGTCGATGCTCAACCACCACTTGGCTGGTCTGCTGGGCCTGGGCTCACTGTCCTGGACCGGTCACTTGCTGCATGTGTCACTGCCCACCACCAAGTTGATGGATGCCATTGACGCCGGCCAGCCGCTGGTGTTGAACGGCAAGACCATTGCTTCCGTGGCAGACATTCCTCTTCCTCACGAATTCTTCAATCAGGATTTGCTGGCTCAGCTCTATCCAGGATTCAGTGCCGGCATTGGTGCTTTTTTCAATGGCAACTGGGCTGCATACAGCGATTTCCTCACCTTCAAGGGTGGAATCAATCCTGTGACCGGAAGCATGTGGATGACCGATATCGCTCATCACCATCTGGCTATCGCGGTGCTATTCATCGTGGCCGGACACATGTACCGGACCAACTGGGGAATCGGGCACTCCATCAAGGAGATCCTCGAGGGCCAGAAAGGCGATCCTCTGCTTTTCCCTGCAACGAAGGGCCATGACGGCCTGTTCGAGTTCATGATCAACAGCTGGCATGCCCAGCTGGCTCTGAACCTTGCAATGCTCGGCTCCCTGAGCATCATCGTTGCCCAGCACATGTACGCGATGCCTCCCTATCCGTACATGTCGATTGACTATCCGACTCAGATCGGTTTGTTCACCCACCACATGTGGATTGGTGGCTTCCTGATCGTCGGCGCTTCAGCTCACGCCGCCATCGCGATGATCCGCGATTACGACCCCGCCAAGCACGTCGACAACGTCTTGGACAGAGTGCTCAAGGCCCGTGACGCTCTGATCAGCCACCTCAACTGGGTGTGCATCTGGCTTGGCTTCCACAGCTTCGGCCTGTACATCCACAACGACACGATGCGTGCTCTGGGTCGCCCCCAGGACATGTTCAGTGATTCCGCGATCCAACTGAAGCCCGTCTTCGCTCAGTGGATTCAGGGTTTGCACGCCGCAGCTGCCGGTAGCACCGCTCCCAATGCTCTCGCTGGCGTTAGTGAAGTGTTCAATGGTTCCGTAGTGGCCGTTGGTGGCAAGGTTGCCGCAGCTCCGATTCCTCTGGGTACGGCGGACTTCATGGTCCACCACATTCACGCCTTCACGATTCATGTGACGGTGTTGATCCTGCTCAAGGGTGTTCTTTACGCCCGTAATTCCCGTCTGATTCCAGACAAAGCCAATCTTGGTTTCCGCTTCTCCTGCGATGGCCCTGGTCGCGGTGGCACCTGTCAGGTGTCTGCTTGGGACCATGTTTTCCTGGGTCTGTTCTGGATGTACAACTCCCTGTCGGTCGTCATTTTCCACTTCTCCTGGAAAATGCAGAGCGACGTCTGGGGTGCGGTGAGGCCTGATGGCTCAGTCCAATACCTCACCAATGGCAACTTCGCCAACAGCGCCATCACCATCAATGGCTGGTTGCGTGATTTCCTGTGGGCTCAGGCCGTTCAGGTGATCAACAGCTACGGCTCTAATACAGCCGGCTACGGAATCATGTTCCTTGGTGGTCAC
- a CDS encoding YciI family protein, which yields MPWFIKTETFTQETAALPLEQKRPHLEAHRRWVMSQCHCGRRIHSGYLVDGEKRPGGGGLLIFEARSFEDAYRWVQADPMIQSGLVTWQLQEWIQIGGDAL from the coding sequence GTGCCCTGGTTCATCAAGACCGAAACATTCACTCAGGAGACGGCCGCGCTGCCCCTTGAGCAAAAGCGGCCTCACCTCGAGGCCCATCGCCGATGGGTGATGTCCCAGTGCCACTGCGGACGTCGTATCCACAGTGGCTATCTAGTGGATGGCGAGAAGCGGCCAGGCGGAGGTGGACTGTTGATCTTTGAAGCCCGCAGCTTCGAGGACGCCTACCGCTGGGTGCAGGCCGACCCGATGATTCAGTCAGGACTGGTGACCTGGCAGTTGCAGGAATGGATTCAGATCGGCGGCGATGCGCTCTGA
- the lipA gene encoding lipoyl synthase — MTSVLKPDWLRVKAPQRERIGAVADLLLDLKLNTVCQEASCPNIGECFAGGTATFLIMGPGCTRACPYCDIDFDKSVRTLDPTEPQRLGEAVSRLKLKHVVITSVNRDDLSDGGASQFVACIEQVKQRSPFTTIELLIPDLCGNWDALETVMDAAPHVLNHNIETVPRLYRRARPQGNYERSLELLKRVRDGWPRSYSKSGLMVGLGENDEEVIEVLRDLRAHRVDIVTIGQYLSPGPRHLPVNRFVTPEQFDSYRRIGEEELGCLQVVSSPLTRSSYHAGEVQRLMISHPR, encoded by the coding sequence ATGACCTCAGTTCTGAAACCCGACTGGTTGCGCGTCAAAGCCCCGCAGCGGGAACGCATCGGAGCTGTTGCCGACCTGCTTCTTGACCTCAAGCTCAACACGGTCTGCCAGGAAGCCAGCTGCCCAAACATCGGTGAATGCTTCGCCGGGGGAACCGCAACATTTCTGATCATGGGTCCGGGCTGCACGCGTGCCTGTCCCTACTGCGACATTGACTTCGACAAGAGCGTTCGAACGCTGGATCCCACCGAACCGCAACGTTTAGGTGAAGCGGTGTCACGGCTGAAACTGAAGCATGTGGTGATCACCTCGGTGAACCGCGATGACCTCAGCGATGGCGGAGCCAGTCAGTTCGTTGCCTGCATCGAACAGGTGAAACAACGCTCACCCTTCACCACAATCGAACTGCTGATCCCCGACCTCTGTGGGAACTGGGACGCACTGGAAACGGTGATGGACGCCGCCCCACACGTGCTCAACCACAACATCGAGACGGTTCCAAGGCTTTACAGAAGAGCCAGACCACAGGGCAATTACGAACGCTCTCTGGAATTGCTGAAACGGGTCAGAGATGGATGGCCCAGGTCGTACAGCAAGTCCGGTCTGATGGTGGGTCTCGGAGAAAACGATGAGGAGGTGATCGAAGTGCTGCGCGACTTGCGCGCCCACCGTGTCGACATCGTCACCATTGGCCAGTACCTCTCTCCCGGGCCGAGACACCTACCGGTGAACCGCTTCGTGACTCCGGAACAGTTCGACAGTTATCGGCGCATTGGCGAAGAGGAGCTGGGTTGTCTGCAGGTGGTGAGCAGTCCTCTGACGCGCAGCAGCTATCACGCCGGCGAAGTGCAGCGCCTGATGATCAGCCACCCACGCTGA